Proteins from a genomic interval of Candidatus Polarisedimenticolia bacterium:
- a CDS encoding M20/M25/M40 family metallo-hydrolase: MRRSRSFLRFAMLSIAILPVAARAGEEKVDLATVHRIKEEAFKDSKVMDHLFYLTDVNGPRLTNSPGERAAADWAVKSLKAWGIEAARLEPWGTFGRGWSLSHFTMSLREPTYAPLAGVPLAWTSGTKGMVSGDVILAPLFTAQELERREGFDPAKLAARIQKYAAENKGKLKGKFVLLTEARELTPPTDVPSTRLDKKALEEMEDAEELYVAPPLEWPIISMPEDPKKAGQLLDSAPFAVRAELRNRTRHIRDRLNAFLKEEGALAVLSGDTRGTGGILFAESGASWETGAPIPPPKISLAPEQYDRLCRLAAKKIPVKIELDMEARFDDDAPEAANVVAEIPGGRKKAEIVMLGAHLDSWHSGTGATDNAAGSAVVLEAMRILKTLNLPMDRTVRLVLWTGEEQGLLGSEAYVQKHFADMVTMKALPEHSKLSGYFNLDNGTGKIRGVYLQGNDMVRPIFKAWLEPFEDLGAETLSIRNTGGTDHLPFEAVGLPGFQFIQDPLDYSSRTHHSNIDEYDHLQPGDLMQASAIVASFVYNAATRPEMLPRKPMPKPLPPKQLSPPN; the protein is encoded by the coding sequence ATGAGACGCTCCAGGAGCTTTCTGCGCTTCGCCATGCTCTCGATCGCTATCCTCCCCGTCGCGGCGCGTGCCGGTGAGGAGAAGGTCGATCTCGCGACCGTCCACCGCATCAAGGAAGAGGCCTTCAAGGATTCGAAGGTGATGGATCACCTCTTCTATCTGACCGATGTCAACGGGCCGCGCCTGACCAACTCGCCTGGCGAGCGCGCCGCCGCCGATTGGGCGGTGAAATCGCTCAAGGCCTGGGGGATCGAGGCGGCGCGCCTCGAACCGTGGGGGACCTTCGGCCGCGGCTGGTCGCTGTCGCACTTCACCATGAGCCTGCGGGAGCCGACCTATGCCCCGCTCGCCGGCGTGCCTCTCGCCTGGACTTCGGGAACCAAGGGAATGGTGAGCGGCGATGTCATCCTGGCGCCGCTGTTCACGGCGCAGGAGCTGGAGCGGCGCGAAGGCTTCGATCCGGCAAAGCTGGCGGCGCGCATCCAGAAATATGCCGCCGAGAACAAGGGAAAACTCAAGGGGAAGTTCGTGCTCCTGACGGAAGCGCGGGAGCTCACCCCGCCGACCGACGTGCCGTCGACGCGGCTGGACAAGAAGGCGCTGGAGGAGATGGAGGATGCCGAAGAGCTGTACGTCGCGCCCCCCCTCGAGTGGCCGATTATCAGCATGCCCGAGGATCCGAAGAAAGCCGGACAGCTCTTGGATTCCGCGCCCTTCGCGGTGCGCGCCGAATTGCGCAACCGGACGCGGCACATCCGCGACCGCCTGAACGCTTTTCTGAAGGAAGAAGGGGCCCTGGCCGTGCTCTCCGGCGACACTCGCGGGACGGGCGGCATCCTCTTCGCGGAAAGCGGCGCCTCGTGGGAGACGGGTGCGCCGATTCCGCCGCCCAAGATCTCGCTGGCGCCGGAGCAATACGACCGGCTGTGCCGTCTCGCCGCGAAGAAGATTCCGGTGAAAATCGAGCTGGACATGGAAGCCAGGTTCGACGACGACGCCCCGGAAGCCGCGAACGTCGTCGCCGAGATCCCAGGCGGCAGGAAGAAGGCGGAGATCGTGATGCTGGGCGCCCACCTCGACTCGTGGCACTCCGGAACGGGGGCCACCGACAACGCGGCCGGCTCGGCCGTCGTCCTCGAGGCGATGCGGATTCTCAAGACGCTGAACCTGCCGATGGACCGGACCGTGCGCCTCGTCCTGTGGACCGGCGAGGAGCAGGGGCTCCTCGGATCGGAGGCCTACGTGCAGAAGCATTTTGCCGACATGGTGACGATGAAGGCCCTGCCCGAGCACTCGAAGCTCTCAGGGTATTTCAACCTCGACAACGGCACGGGGAAGATTCGCGGGGTCTACCTGCAGGGGAACGACATGGTGCGCCCCATCTTCAAGGCCTGGCTCGAGCCCTTCGAGGACCTGGGGGCGGAGACGCTGTCGATCCGGAACACCGGAGGGACGGACCACCTGCCGTTCGAAGCGGTCGGGCTTCCCGGCTTCCAGTTCATCCAGGACCCGCTCGACTACAGCTCACGCACGCACCACTCCAACATCGACGAGTACGACCACCTGCAGCCAGGCGACCTGATGCAGGCCTCCGCGATCGTCGCCTCGTTCGTCTACAACGCCGCGACGCGCCCCGAGATGCTGCCGCGCAAGCCGATGCCGAAGCCGCTGCCGCCGAAGCAGTTGAGCCCCCCTAACTAG